The Agromyces sp. LHK192 genome includes a window with the following:
- a CDS encoding Fpg/Nei family DNA glycosylase, whose amino-acid sequence MPEGHSVHRITRQFERNFVGHVVHASSPQGRFAAGAAQLDGKRMTDARAIGKQMFLGFEGDLWLRVHLGMYGAWDFAGDILMDATIASANGRMGQTNQRGTFLDGPNPDGVARDDAILDSAGENSLTSIGAPRRARLRMSESEKDGGGLDVFPPEPVGQVRVRLLTDTICADLRGPTACEVLDPAQVEQVVAKLGPDPLLDDGPEAEERFTRAIRKRGTPIGLLLMDQSVVSGIGNVYRAEMLFRARQNPHTPGKLVPEEHVRHLWADWSKLLRIGVETGQMMTMDDLEPEAYRAAMANRADRHWVYKREGLPCRVCGTNVVLEEMGARKLYWCPYCQA is encoded by the coding sequence GTGCCCGAGGGCCACTCCGTCCATCGCATCACCCGGCAGTTCGAACGGAACTTCGTCGGCCACGTGGTGCACGCGTCGAGCCCGCAGGGCCGCTTCGCCGCCGGCGCCGCGCAGCTCGACGGCAAGCGCATGACGGATGCCCGGGCCATCGGCAAGCAGATGTTCCTCGGCTTCGAGGGCGACCTGTGGCTGCGGGTGCACCTCGGCATGTACGGTGCGTGGGACTTCGCGGGCGACATCCTGATGGACGCCACGATCGCCTCGGCGAACGGGCGCATGGGGCAGACCAACCAGCGCGGCACCTTCCTCGACGGCCCGAATCCCGACGGCGTGGCCCGCGACGACGCCATCCTCGACTCCGCCGGCGAGAACTCGCTCACGTCCATCGGTGCTCCGCGCCGGGCGAGGCTGCGCATGTCGGAGTCGGAGAAGGACGGCGGCGGCCTCGACGTCTTCCCGCCCGAGCCGGTCGGCCAGGTGCGCGTGCGCCTGCTCACCGACACGATCTGCGCCGACCTCCGCGGGCCGACCGCCTGCGAGGTGCTCGACCCGGCGCAGGTCGAGCAGGTCGTCGCGAAGCTCGGCCCCGACCCCCTCCTCGACGATGGCCCGGAGGCCGAGGAGCGGTTCACCCGGGCGATCCGCAAGCGCGGCACGCCAATCGGCCTGCTGCTCATGGACCAGTCCGTCGTCTCGGGCATCGGCAACGTCTACCGAGCCGAGATGCTCTTCCGCGCCCGCCAGAATCCGCACACGCCCGGCAAGCTGGTGCCCGAGGAGCACGTGCGGCACCTCTGGGCCGACTGGTCGAAGCTGTTGCGGATCGGCGTCGAGACGGGGCAGATGATGACGATGGACGACCTCGAACCCGAGGCCTACCGTGCCGCGATGGCGAACCGCGCCGACCGGCACTGGGTGTACAAGCGCGAGGGCCTGCCGTGCCGGGTCTGCGGCACGAACGTGGTGCTCGAGGAGATGGGCGCCCGCAAGCTGTACTGGTGCCCGTACTGCCAGGCCTGA
- a CDS encoding ribose-5-phosphate isomerase encodes MRIHIATDHAGLEFSRTLLDHLTNAGHEVVDHGPVEYDALDDYPAFCINAALAVARDQAVGVRALGVVFGGSGNGEQIAANKVEGIRAALVWSMDTAILARQHNDANVISIGARQHTVEEAIRYIDAFIAEPFSGDERHVRRIAQLAEYEQTGDIAGKGVDTASAEA; translated from the coding sequence ATGCGCATCCACATCGCGACCGACCACGCCGGCCTCGAGTTCAGCCGGACCCTCCTCGACCACCTGACCAACGCCGGTCACGAGGTCGTCGACCACGGCCCGGTCGAGTACGACGCGCTCGACGACTACCCGGCGTTCTGCATCAACGCTGCGCTCGCGGTCGCCCGCGACCAGGCCGTCGGGGTTCGCGCACTCGGGGTGGTGTTCGGCGGGTCCGGCAACGGCGAGCAGATCGCCGCGAACAAGGTCGAGGGCATCCGCGCGGCGCTGGTCTGGAGCATGGACACCGCGATCCTCGCCCGCCAGCACAACGACGCCAACGTCATCTCGATCGGCGCACGCCAGCACACCGTCGAGGAGGCGATCCGCTACATCGACGCCTTCATCGCCGAGCCGTTCTCGGGCGACGAGCGCCACGTGCGCCGCATCGCGCAGCTCGCCGAGTACGAGCAGACCGGCGACATCGCCGGCAAGGGCGTCGACACGGCCTCCGCAGAGGCCTGA
- a CDS encoding sensor histidine kinase, translating into MTTPDATPTTSAPPSPRESDATAAAETEPAVPGPAVPGPAARGYGALWASVPRELGFLILTMPLAVLWCIVTWALFSTGVGLIAIVIGIFITVAALYVARGFGMLELHRLRWAGRPAIKQPEWSRGGHETSFWRATFLPFADGHYWLYLLHVLIVNPIVSVVTWSLTITWLAGSLGGLTAWLWEPLTPSGGREFFLHEWILERFFPAADLSHDLRVGELVFEFILGAVFLLTLPFVFRGLTMLHDVIARGLLGAWRSEALEREVVALAASRGAAVQAEDASLRRLERDIHDGPQQRLVRLQMDLAAIERRLDHDPEQAKALVGEARETAREALDELRALSRGFAPPLLQDRGLSSALSAMVARSPIPVTLEDLLPSDADLPASIERNAYFIAAELLTNTVKHADASAVRVRVAVRDTGRAGRWLDLWVTDNGRGGASLAEGHGLAGLDERVRGLRGMLVVESPVGGPTSVGAHIPYVPVTQA; encoded by the coding sequence ATGACGACACCGGACGCGACCCCGACCACCTCGGCTCCGCCGAGCCCCCGGGAATCCGACGCGACCGCGGCGGCGGAGACGGAGCCGGCGGTCCCGGGCCCGGCCGTCCCGGGCCCGGCCGCCCGCGGCTACGGCGCGTTGTGGGCCTCGGTTCCGCGCGAGCTCGGCTTCCTCATCCTCACGATGCCGCTCGCCGTCCTCTGGTGCATCGTGACATGGGCGCTCTTCTCCACGGGCGTCGGTCTCATCGCGATCGTCATCGGCATCTTCATCACCGTCGCGGCGCTCTACGTCGCGCGCGGATTCGGCATGCTCGAGCTGCACCGCCTCCGCTGGGCCGGTCGGCCGGCGATCAAGCAACCGGAGTGGTCGCGCGGCGGACACGAGACGAGCTTCTGGCGCGCGACGTTCCTGCCGTTCGCCGACGGCCACTACTGGCTGTACCTGCTGCACGTCCTGATCGTGAACCCCATCGTCAGCGTCGTCACCTGGAGCCTCACGATCACGTGGCTCGCGGGGAGCCTCGGCGGGTTGACGGCCTGGCTCTGGGAGCCCCTCACCCCGAGCGGGGGCCGGGAGTTCTTCCTGCACGAGTGGATCCTCGAACGGTTCTTCCCGGCCGCCGACCTCTCGCACGACCTCCGGGTCGGCGAACTGGTCTTCGAGTTCATCCTCGGCGCGGTCTTCCTGCTCACCCTGCCGTTCGTGTTCCGCGGCCTGACGATGCTGCACGACGTCATCGCCCGAGGTCTGCTCGGGGCCTGGCGTTCCGAGGCGCTCGAGCGGGAGGTCGTGGCGCTCGCCGCATCTCGCGGCGCCGCGGTGCAGGCCGAGGACGCCTCGCTCCGCCGGCTCGAACGGGACATCCACGACGGCCCGCAGCAGCGTCTCGTCCGCCTCCAGATGGATCTCGCGGCCATCGAGCGCCGGCTCGACCACGACCCGGAGCAGGCGAAGGCGCTCGTCGGCGAGGCCCGCGAGACCGCTCGTGAGGCACTGGACGAACTCCGGGCGCTCTCCCGCGGATTCGCGCCGCCGCTCCTGCAGGACCGCGGGCTGTCGTCGGCGCTTTCGGCGATGGTCGCACGCAGTCCGATCCCGGTGACCCTCGAGGACCTGCTCCCGTCAGATGCCGACCTGCCCGCATCGATCGAGCGCAACGCCTACTTCATCGCGGCGGAACTGCTCACGAACACCGTCAAGCACGCGGATGCCTCCGCCGTGCGGGTGCGCGTCGCAGTCCGCGACACGGGCCGCGCCGGTCGGTGGCTCGACCTCTGGGTCACGGACAACGGGCGCGGCGGGGCATCCCTTGCCGAAGGACACGGACTCGCAGGGCTCGACGAGCGCGTCCGCGGCCTGCGCGGCATGCTCGTCGTCGAAAGTCCGGTCGGCGGGCCCACCTCGGTCGGCGCGCACATCCCCTACGTCCCGGTGACGCAGGCGTGA
- a CDS encoding FMN-binding negative transcriptional regulator → MRQNPSFTLASEEAVKRVIREHPWMTIVSMTDASGLVASHYPVLLDETADGIVLLTHVGRPDEVLHELGSHEVLVIVQGPHGYISPGWYDAKPAVPTWNFVAAHLYGTPELLDADENLRVLEALVDHFEDAMPEPRRMRGTAENSAYADRIAGGTVGLRIPITRFSAKNKMSQNRPAETVDRIIAELEGDGPYADAALAAEMRRTHALLRAARAAATGAGA, encoded by the coding sequence ATGCGCCAGAACCCCAGCTTCACCCTCGCGAGCGAGGAGGCCGTCAAGCGGGTCATCCGCGAGCACCCGTGGATGACGATCGTGAGCATGACGGATGCCTCCGGCCTCGTCGCCTCCCACTACCCGGTGCTCCTCGATGAGACCGCGGACGGCATCGTGCTGCTGACCCACGTCGGCCGTCCCGACGAGGTGCTCCACGAACTCGGCAGCCACGAGGTGCTCGTCATCGTGCAGGGGCCGCACGGCTACATCTCGCCCGGGTGGTACGACGCGAAGCCCGCCGTGCCCACCTGGAACTTCGTCGCCGCCCACCTGTACGGCACGCCTGAACTGCTGGACGCCGACGAGAACCTGCGTGTGCTCGAAGCCCTCGTCGACCACTTCGAGGACGCGATGCCCGAACCGCGCCGCATGCGGGGCACGGCAGAGAACTCGGCGTACGCCGACCGCATCGCCGGCGGCACCGTCGGGCTGCGGATCCCGATCACGAGGTTCTCGGCGAAGAACAAGATGAGCCAGAACCGCCCTGCGGAGACCGTCGACCGCATCATCGCCGAGCTCGAGGGCGACGGACCCTACGCCGACGCGGCACTCGCGGCCGAGATGCGGCGTACGCACGCCCTGCTCCGCGCCGCACGAGCGGCCGCGACGGGAGCGGGCGCATGA
- a CDS encoding DUF2332 domain-containing protein, with amino-acid sequence MPSSTDASATTAERYRVFAEVEARGMSATYEDWASGIAEDPPTIALIDELPAAKRQPNLVFSAARFLDAPTGRYGGFRDWLHRNWADVREVALTHATQTNEAARSALHLPVLAGLPGPLALLEVGASAGLCLYPDRFGYRYSGHPPLEPADGPSPVVLDCEVDAATPVPGRLPEVVWRGGIDLHPLDVRDADDVAWLEALVWPEHDDRRRRLRAAAALAAADPPRIVAGDLAERLDALAAEAPRDATLVVFHTAVLMYLEPDARERFAEQVRGLPGHWISAEGRTVTPGIRVRDDVPNEPADFVLALDGTQVAWAQPHGRRLRWTGGSEPSRLP; translated from the coding sequence ATGCCATCGAGCACGGATGCCTCGGCCACGACCGCCGAGCGGTACCGCGTGTTCGCCGAGGTCGAGGCGCGGGGCATGTCGGCGACGTACGAGGACTGGGCGTCGGGCATCGCCGAGGATCCGCCGACGATCGCGCTCATCGACGAACTCCCCGCGGCGAAGCGTCAGCCGAACCTGGTCTTCTCGGCAGCCCGGTTCCTCGATGCGCCGACCGGCCGCTACGGGGGATTCCGCGACTGGTTGCACCGGAACTGGGCCGACGTGCGCGAGGTGGCGCTGACCCATGCCACGCAGACCAACGAGGCCGCGCGGAGCGCGCTGCACCTGCCCGTGCTCGCAGGGCTCCCGGGCCCGCTCGCCCTCCTTGAGGTCGGCGCCTCTGCCGGGCTGTGCCTCTACCCCGACCGGTTCGGCTACCGCTACTCGGGGCATCCGCCGCTCGAGCCCGCCGACGGCCCGAGCCCGGTGGTGCTCGACTGCGAGGTCGACGCGGCGACCCCGGTGCCAGGGCGGCTGCCCGAGGTCGTCTGGCGGGGCGGCATCGACCTGCACCCGCTCGACGTCCGCGACGCCGACGACGTCGCCTGGCTCGAGGCGCTCGTCTGGCCCGAGCATGACGACCGGCGGCGTCGCCTGCGGGCTGCGGCCGCGCTCGCCGCGGCCGACCCTCCCCGGATCGTCGCCGGCGACCTCGCCGAGCGGCTCGACGCGCTGGCGGCCGAGGCTCCGCGCGACGCGACGCTGGTGGTCTTCCACACGGCCGTGCTGATGTACTTGGAGCCCGACGCGCGCGAGCGGTTCGCCGAGCAGGTGCGAGGCCTGCCCGGCCACTGGATCTCCGCCGAGGGCCGCACCGTGACGCCCGGCATCCGGGTCCGCGACGACGTGCCGAACGAGCCGGCCGACTTCGTGCTCGCACTCGACGGCACGCAGGTCGCGTGGGCGCAGCCGCACGGACGCCGCCTGCGCTGGACCGGGGGATCCGAGCCTTCCCGGCTTCCCTAG
- a CDS encoding response regulator transcription factor: MTEAGRPLRICLAEDSVLLREGLVRLFDEAGFETVAAYGDADALLAEFDDSAVDVVVLDVRMPPTFRDEGVRAAIELRRRAPRVGILLLSQYVEGTYAHELLSSGEGGMGYLLKDRVASLDELQDAVQRISAGGTVLDPQVVRELLSRRADPLTSLTPREREVLELMAEGRTNSGIAAQLFIGVGAVEKNVTAIFQKLGLEDSGTDHRRVLAVLAWLQR; encoded by the coding sequence ATGACCGAAGCCGGACGGCCGCTGCGCATCTGCCTCGCCGAGGACTCCGTACTGCTCCGCGAGGGGCTCGTCCGGCTCTTCGACGAAGCCGGCTTCGAGACGGTCGCCGCGTACGGTGACGCGGACGCGCTGCTCGCCGAGTTCGACGACTCCGCCGTCGACGTCGTCGTGCTCGACGTGCGCATGCCGCCGACGTTCCGCGACGAGGGAGTGCGGGCCGCGATCGAGCTGCGCCGTCGCGCGCCGCGCGTGGGCATCCTCCTGCTCAGCCAGTACGTCGAGGGGACCTACGCGCACGAGCTGCTCTCGAGCGGCGAGGGCGGCATGGGATACCTGCTGAAGGACCGGGTCGCGTCGCTCGACGAACTGCAGGACGCCGTCCAGCGGATCAGCGCCGGCGGCACGGTGCTCGATCCCCAGGTCGTCCGCGAGTTGCTGTCGCGGCGCGCCGACCCGCTCACGTCGCTCACTCCGCGCGAGCGGGAGGTGCTCGAGCTCATGGCGGAAGGGCGCACCAACTCGGGCATCGCCGCGCAGTTGTTCATCGGCGTCGGGGCGGTCGAGAAGAACGTGACCGCGATCTTCCAGAAGCTCGGGCTCGAGGACTCGGGCACCGACCACCGTCGCGTGCTCGCCGTGCTCGCCTGGTTGCAACGGTAG
- a CDS encoding amidohydrolase, which produces MTTGSLVLEEARLPGADRVVDLVVRDGAVVGLLPHGEASVSSTRPAERVALGGRFVLPGLHDRHVHASQWAMVSRRIDLAGAMSAAEAAALAAAAVARGETEVAGFGYRDGLWPDAPTAAMLDDAAGDVPVVLVSADLHACWLNHAAARRHRIELPDDGVLREDACFALVRELDDVADDLLDEWVADAASRAASRGIVGITDYEMRWNRDDWARRAAGGGFPLRVAFGVYPQHLDRALAEGLRTGDAIDGTGGLVAVGGAKIITDGSLNTRTAWCFDPYPGLEGHAHPHGLATVPYDELVPLMRRAHAGGLTPAVHAIGDRANARVLDAFEAVGCPGSIEHAQLLRRDDVERFARLGVVASVQPEHAMDDRDVADRYWAGRTDRAFMLSDLHEAGVELALGSDAPVAPLDPWVAIAAAVGRVRDGREPWHPEQAIDVRAALAASTNGAGADVRVGQVADLVVVEADPYAASVDELRRMPVAATFLAGRVTTSTLD; this is translated from the coding sequence ATGACCACGGGCTCGCTCGTGCTCGAGGAGGCGCGGCTGCCCGGCGCCGACCGCGTCGTCGACCTCGTCGTCCGCGATGGCGCCGTGGTTGGACTGCTGCCGCACGGTGAGGCATCCGTCTCGAGCACCCGACCCGCCGAACGCGTCGCACTCGGCGGGAGATTCGTGCTCCCGGGCCTGCACGACCGGCACGTGCACGCCTCGCAATGGGCGATGGTGTCGCGGCGGATCGACCTCGCCGGTGCGATGAGCGCCGCCGAGGCCGCCGCGCTCGCCGCAGCCGCCGTCGCGCGCGGCGAGACCGAGGTCGCCGGGTTCGGCTACCGCGACGGGCTGTGGCCGGATGCCCCGACCGCGGCCATGCTGGACGACGCTGCCGGCGACGTGCCCGTCGTGCTCGTCTCGGCCGACCTCCACGCCTGCTGGCTGAATCACGCGGCCGCCCGCCGGCACCGCATCGAGCTCCCCGACGACGGCGTGCTCCGCGAGGACGCCTGCTTCGCCCTCGTGCGCGAACTCGACGACGTCGCCGACGACCTGCTCGACGAGTGGGTCGCCGACGCGGCATCCCGCGCCGCCTCCCGCGGGATCGTCGGCATCACCGACTACGAGATGCGCTGGAACCGCGACGACTGGGCGCGGCGCGCAGCCGGCGGCGGATTCCCGCTCCGGGTGGCATTCGGCGTCTACCCGCAGCACCTCGACCGCGCGCTCGCCGAGGGCCTTCGCACCGGCGACGCGATCGACGGCACCGGCGGGCTCGTCGCGGTCGGCGGCGCGAAGATCATCACCGACGGTTCGCTGAACACGCGCACGGCCTGGTGCTTCGACCCGTACCCGGGGCTCGAGGGGCACGCGCATCCCCACGGCCTCGCGACCGTGCCGTACGACGAACTCGTCCCGCTGATGCGCCGCGCCCATGCCGGCGGGCTGACGCCGGCGGTGCACGCCATCGGCGACCGCGCCAACGCACGCGTGCTCGACGCGTTCGAGGCGGTCGGCTGTCCGGGATCGATCGAGCACGCGCAACTGCTCCGCCGCGACGACGTCGAGCGATTCGCCCGGCTCGGGGTCGTCGCCAGCGTGCAGCCCGAGCACGCCATGGACGACCGCGACGTCGCCGACCGGTACTGGGCCGGTCGCACCGACCGCGCGTTCATGCTCTCGGACCTGCACGAGGCCGGAGTCGAGCTCGCCCTCGGATCGGATGCCCCGGTCGCCCCGCTCGACCCCTGGGTCGCGATCGCCGCCGCCGTCGGCCGCGTACGCGACGGCCGCGAGCCGTGGCATCCCGAGCAGGCGATCGACGTCCGCGCCGCGCTGGCCGCGTCGACGAACGGCGCAGGGGCCGACGTGCGCGTCGGCCAGGTCGCCGACCTCGTGGTGGTCGAGGCCGACCCGTACGCGGCATCCGTCGATGAACTCCGGCGGATGCCGGTCGCCGCGACGTTCCTCGCCGGACGGGTCACGACGTCGACGTTGGACTGA